A window of the Parvularcula bermudensis HTCC2503 genome harbors these coding sequences:
- a CDS encoding PEP-CTERM/exosortase system-associated acyltransferase, with protein sequence MTGQANSPLKTGHSTGFMMRSHGSVDKHFDLELKYSSDRDHVLQCQRLRYKVYCVERGWYDEVTFEDGREHDEFDDRSVHALITRLRTGEGVGVVRMILPENNGNGPNLPIQEIDPSPLSLISNHVDFDRMAEISRFAITRDYLKAQVGQSIGQKRQGFSHLSLGLLRAVVLMSRDNNIRYLCATMEYTLLTLFARVGIRFIPLGEPRSYHGIRQPCYCDLNQVKDEMRMLAPEFFSQVFDSNDPF encoded by the coding sequence ATGACCGGCCAAGCAAACTCACCCCTCAAAACCGGCCACTCTACTGGTTTCATGATGCGCAGTCATGGCAGCGTAGACAAGCATTTCGATCTTGAGCTGAAATACTCCAGCGATCGGGACCACGTGCTGCAGTGCCAGCGTCTAAGATACAAAGTCTATTGCGTCGAACGCGGGTGGTATGATGAAGTCACCTTCGAAGATGGGCGGGAGCACGATGAATTCGACGACAGATCCGTTCACGCCCTGATTACCCGCCTTCGCACTGGCGAAGGGGTCGGGGTTGTTCGGATGATTTTGCCGGAGAATAACGGAAACGGTCCGAACCTCCCTATCCAGGAAATCGACCCTTCCCCTCTGTCGCTGATTAGCAATCATGTGGACTTTGATCGTATGGCCGAAATTTCGCGGTTTGCGATCACCCGAGACTATCTCAAGGCCCAAGTCGGACAATCCATCGGTCAAAAGCGTCAAGGCTTTTCCCATCTGTCCTTGGGTCTCCTGCGCGCAGTGGTCCTGATGTCACGGGACAACAATATACGTTATTTGTGTGCGACCATGGAATATACCCTACTGACCCTGTTCGCGCGGGTGGGTATTCGGTTCATCCCCTTGGGCGAACCGCGCTCCTATCATGGCATCCGTCAGCCCTGCTATTGCGATCTCAACCAAGTGAAGGATGAGATGCGCATGCTCGCACCGGAATTCTTCTCCCAGGTGTTTGACAGCAACGACCCCTTCTAG
- a CDS encoding TonB-dependent receptor plug domain-containing protein has product MKKTKPTLGKLLLLGSLSSMALCVGGASAQNAHDFTGMSLEELMSVEVTTVSKRREVASDAAAAVFVLTRADIERSGATTIPDALRLVPGLTVSQINANTWGVTVRGFNSRFANKLLVMIDGRSVFTPLFSGVNWDKQNILLEEIERIEIVRGPGGTLWGANSVNGVINIITRSAKDSQGALFKAGVGNELERQLIARVGGTLGDKGAYRVYTKHEAYDGSTTAEGIDANDDWNILTGGIRADLDLSSTDALMVNAEFTTIEAGETLDLPLLTAPYSVRSPADIERDNAHILTRWTRTMENDRELSIQAYIDHSDITIPQGQEERTTFDIALQHSTNIAQDHHLLFGLGYRSIADEIKNSSFVSITNNETIVEIVSGFVQDIYDVSDDFKLTFGSKFSYNDYTGFELQPSARFIWQPSESQTYWGAISRAVRIPSRVEDQVQLIGTVVPPLTPTTNPRPLPAAFVFTGSDKVESETLVSLELGARFRPAPGISVDLATFYNDYDNLRASSLQAPQPGILNGEMATIVPLTVADVVSAQSFGTEMVANWQVKPNWRLQGTLTLIDFNTDDLDDPTLIATPAGSRDPASQATFRSLHDVNDRINFDFVVRYVDNLEDFDIDDYTQLDIHGSYDLSDRVSLSVAGRNLLDDEHYEFGVDPSYATLPTAVERSFFISLTAQY; this is encoded by the coding sequence ATGAAGAAGACAAAACCCACTCTTGGGAAGCTTCTCCTCCTTGGATCTTTGTCTTCCATGGCGCTGTGCGTTGGCGGGGCGTCCGCCCAAAACGCCCATGATTTCACCGGCATGTCGCTTGAAGAGTTAATGAGTGTCGAAGTGACGACCGTGTCGAAGCGGCGCGAAGTCGCCTCGGACGCCGCCGCTGCCGTCTTTGTTTTGACCCGTGCAGATATCGAACGGTCGGGCGCGACGACGATCCCAGATGCGCTTCGCTTGGTTCCCGGCCTGACCGTCTCGCAGATCAATGCCAATACCTGGGGGGTGACCGTTCGCGGGTTCAACTCGCGCTTCGCCAACAAGCTCTTGGTGATGATCGATGGGCGTAGCGTCTTTACCCCCCTCTTTTCAGGGGTGAACTGGGACAAGCAAAATATCCTCCTCGAAGAGATCGAACGGATCGAAATTGTCCGGGGACCGGGGGGGACGCTCTGGGGCGCAAACTCCGTCAATGGGGTGATCAATATCATCACCCGCTCGGCCAAGGACTCCCAGGGCGCTCTCTTCAAGGCGGGGGTCGGTAACGAGCTGGAACGGCAATTGATAGCGCGGGTTGGCGGGACCTTGGGGGACAAGGGCGCTTATCGCGTTTATACCAAACACGAGGCCTATGACGGCTCGACGACGGCAGAGGGGATCGACGCCAATGATGATTGGAATATCCTCACTGGCGGGATCAGGGCTGACCTTGATCTGAGCTCCACAGACGCCCTAATGGTGAACGCTGAGTTCACCACCATCGAGGCGGGGGAAACCCTCGACCTGCCGCTCCTCACCGCCCCTTACAGCGTCCGGAGCCCTGCCGATATTGAGCGCGATAACGCCCATATCCTGACCCGCTGGACACGGACGATGGAAAATGATCGTGAATTGTCCATACAAGCGTATATAGACCATAGCGACATCACGATCCCCCAAGGCCAGGAAGAGCGCACAACTTTCGATATCGCGCTTCAGCATTCGACAAACATCGCACAAGACCATCATCTATTGTTCGGCCTCGGCTATCGTTCTATTGCAGATGAGATTAAGAACAGTAGCTTCGTCAGCATCACGAACAATGAAACTATAGTCGAGATCGTCAGCGGATTTGTTCAAGACATCTATGACGTCAGCGACGATTTCAAGCTGACCTTCGGTTCCAAATTTTCGTACAATGATTATACGGGCTTTGAATTGCAGCCTTCTGCGCGCTTCATTTGGCAGCCGTCGGAAAGCCAGACCTATTGGGGCGCGATTTCTCGCGCCGTCCGCATTCCCTCCCGCGTCGAGGATCAGGTTCAGCTGATCGGCACGGTCGTGCCGCCGCTCACCCCGACGACCAATCCCCGCCCCCTTCCCGCCGCTTTTGTCTTTACCGGGTCGGACAAAGTTGAGTCCGAAACCCTGGTGTCCTTGGAACTGGGTGCGCGCTTCCGTCCAGCACCCGGTATTTCCGTCGACCTTGCAACCTTCTACAACGATTACGACAATCTTCGCGCTTCGTCGCTCCAGGCGCCGCAGCCGGGAATACTGAACGGCGAGATGGCCACGATCGTTCCCCTGACGGTCGCCGATGTTGTTTCCGCCCAGAGCTTCGGTACGGAAATGGTCGCAAACTGGCAGGTCAAGCCGAACTGGCGCCTACAGGGCACTCTCACCCTGATCGACTTCAACACAGATGACCTCGACGACCCAACCCTCATAGCAACGCCTGCGGGGTCGCGGGATCCAGCCTCCCAGGCGACCTTCCGCTCCCTGCATGATGTAAACGACCGTATCAATTTCGACTTCGTCGTCAGATATGTCGACAATCTCGAAGACTTCGATATCGATGACTACACGCAACTCGATATTCACGGTAGCTACGATCTCTCCGATCGCGTCAGCCTTTCGGTGGCAGGCAGGAATCTCCTCGACGATGAGCATTACGAATTCGGGGTTGATCCCAGTTATGCCACCTTACCAACGGCTGTAGAGAGAAGCTTCTTCATTAGTCTGACGGCGCAGTATTGA
- a CDS encoding OmpW/AlkL family protein, translating into MGVRATASGVLAASTMIFGANAQAMPNWIDNFYLNVGATQIDFDSNGIVTTDVVFGDRTLIEDLSIPNSTVSVEDVITPSFEIGYFLTRNVSIAATLGVPPTSTIKARGSLRALGDFGDVWYGPPVIQARYHFNVDGRISPYIGVAATYVIVFDEEEDTLERLQVDNHAGWGVTAGVNVKLTENIGVFADVKKIELEADNQFKLIDPESLALLVKGDARVKLDPTVYSAGLSFRF; encoded by the coding sequence ATGGGCGTTCGAGCGACCGCAAGTGGCGTTTTAGCGGCGAGTACGATGATCTTTGGCGCAAATGCGCAGGCTATGCCGAATTGGATCGACAATTTCTATCTCAACGTTGGCGCAACCCAGATTGATTTCGATAGTAATGGCATCGTCACGACCGACGTCGTTTTCGGTGACAGAACTTTAATCGAAGATCTGTCGATTCCCAATTCCACGGTATCCGTTGAGGACGTCATCACGCCGAGTTTTGAGATCGGTTATTTTCTCACGCGGAATGTCTCGATCGCGGCGACATTGGGGGTGCCGCCGACCTCCACCATTAAGGCCCGGGGGTCTTTGCGAGCTTTGGGGGATTTTGGTGACGTTTGGTACGGCCCGCCGGTGATCCAGGCCCGTTATCATTTCAATGTGGACGGCAGGATCAGCCCCTATATCGGCGTCGCAGCGACTTATGTGATTGTGTTCGACGAGGAAGAAGACACCCTTGAACGCTTGCAAGTCGATAATCACGCCGGCTGGGGGGTGACTGCCGGGGTGAACGTGAAATTGACCGAGAATATCGGTGTCTTTGCCGACGTCAAAAAGATTGAGCTTGAGGCGGACAACCAATTCAAGCTGATCGACCCTGAATCTCTGGCGCTGCTGGTTAAGGGGGATGCGCGGGTTAAGCTCGATCCGACCGTTTATAGCGCGGGGCTCAGTTTCCGTTTCTAA
- a CDS encoding hybrid sensor histidine kinase/response regulator translates to MKRTIFIVDDESYNRDIGARVVKRMGHDAETFADGASVIARIEETTPDAILLDIHMPRQNGLEVLKQLRQQFAKSALPILMVTADTGTEKIVEAFHSGANDYVTKPIDSQTLRARLSTHLELKGAVEQIEEFAKGAERLVAERTLDLQKRNEDLQREIRLRFEAERVLEKKKDAAERESEEKSEFLAILTHELKTPLNITSGFAELIAKDHEHSLSPGQCREYAGYIHDSSIGLTRIIEDILILSDDKETREEDESEISVVDLVASAEHALKPPAAERRITVEAEIDRALILRGNKGRLAVALRHILSNAVKFSRPGQTCSVTAHIREDFGMDISVIDKGIGMDDALLGEVLRPFRQVSSGLDRQFEGLGLGLPVTRLIVEQHGGTLTLSSRPGEGTTVTVSFPAERTMMNYQTPKTNWQTQAS, encoded by the coding sequence ATGAAACGCACAATTTTCATCGTCGATGACGAATCCTACAACCGTGATATCGGGGCACGTGTCGTCAAACGCATGGGGCACGACGCGGAAACCTTTGCCGATGGTGCATCGGTGATCGCACGGATCGAGGAGACCACACCGGACGCCATTTTGCTCGACATCCACATGCCGCGTCAGAACGGTCTTGAGGTGTTAAAACAGCTGCGCCAGCAATTTGCCAAATCGGCCCTCCCCATCTTGATGGTCACCGCGGATACGGGCACCGAGAAAATCGTCGAAGCCTTTCATTCTGGGGCAAACGATTATGTGACGAAACCAATCGACAGTCAGACGCTGCGCGCTCGTCTCTCGACTCACCTTGAGCTCAAAGGCGCCGTCGAGCAGATCGAAGAATTCGCCAAAGGCGCCGAACGGCTGGTCGCAGAACGCACCCTTGACCTGCAAAAGCGCAACGAAGATCTCCAGCGAGAAATCCGCCTCAGGTTCGAAGCAGAACGGGTACTGGAGAAGAAAAAAGATGCCGCCGAGCGGGAGAGCGAAGAAAAGAGCGAGTTCCTTGCCATTCTCACGCACGAACTCAAGACCCCTCTTAATATCACGTCGGGTTTTGCTGAGCTGATCGCAAAAGACCACGAACACAGTCTCAGCCCCGGGCAATGTCGGGAATATGCTGGATACATTCACGACAGCTCCATCGGCCTGACCCGGATCATCGAAGACATTCTCATTCTCTCCGACGACAAGGAAACGAGGGAGGAAGATGAGAGTGAAATTTCGGTCGTCGACCTTGTCGCATCGGCCGAGCACGCCCTCAAACCTCCGGCAGCCGAACGACGCATCACCGTCGAGGCGGAGATCGATCGCGCCTTAATCCTTCGGGGGAATAAAGGTCGCCTGGCCGTCGCCCTTCGTCATATCCTCTCAAATGCCGTGAAATTCTCCCGCCCCGGCCAGACCTGTTCGGTCACAGCCCATATCCGAGAAGACTTCGGGATGGATATTTCGGTGATTGATAAGGGCATCGGTATGGACGACGCGCTTTTGGGGGAAGTGCTTCGCCCATTCCGCCAAGTGTCCAGCGGGCTTGATCGTCAATTCGAGGGGCTTGGCCTTGGACTGCCGGTGACCCGCCTGATCGTTGAGCAACATGGCGGTACCCTCACCCTTTCTAGCCGCCCCGGAGAAGGCACGACGGTGACGGTCAGCTTCCCCGCCGAGCGCACAATGATGAACTACCAGACACCTAAGACCAACTGGCAAACGCAAGCCTCATAG
- a CDS encoding sodium:solute symporter codes for MEGALSWIDLAVILIYFVFVLSVGWAVSRSISTGDDLFLAGRSLGVAAVGFSLFASNISSTTLIGLTGQAYSTGLSVANYELMAGFLLVAMAFSTIPVFLRLKMTTVPEYFERRFGGGLRKYVSVLTIFLTVFVDMAASVYAGVVVLRTFLPAIPFFPLSVGLAVIAGIYTAAGGLRAVVYTDIAQAIILLLGATVLTFILFGEFDYQWSNVIQSLPSGHLSLVRPLDDPALPWLGLVIGVPVLGWFYWSMNQYVIQRVLAARNIETAQRAAIFAGLLKLAPLFIMALPGAMALSLLPGLENSDQVFSALVAEFLPVGLAGLVIAGLIAAIMSTVDSTLNAATTLVLHDFLEVDRRSWSSERILAVGRWTTGGLMVIATLWPLVIREFPGVFSYIQQVFSYAVPPVVAVSLLGLFWRRARGRAMLATLIMGHAIGAGVFIYRASYAAMEIPDGLPHFTIVAGIATAVWMAVGLVLSEVMPTQAGESLEGVVRRTDLTVTARLWFADVRILGAVVAILTLLVIVVFR; via the coding sequence ATGGAGGGGGCGCTTTCTTGGATTGATCTCGCCGTCATCCTCATCTATTTCGTTTTTGTCCTGAGCGTGGGGTGGGCGGTCAGTCGGTCCATTTCCACCGGGGATGATCTGTTCCTCGCGGGTCGATCTCTCGGGGTCGCGGCGGTTGGGTTTTCTCTCTTTGCTTCGAATATTTCGAGCACGACACTTATTGGTCTGACCGGCCAAGCCTACAGTACAGGGTTATCCGTCGCGAATTATGAATTGATGGCCGGCTTTTTATTGGTTGCCATGGCCTTCTCGACGATTCCTGTTTTTCTGCGCCTCAAAATGACGACCGTCCCCGAATATTTCGAGCGTCGTTTCGGTGGAGGCTTGCGCAAATATGTCTCTGTCCTGACGATTTTCTTGACGGTGTTTGTGGATATGGCCGCCAGCGTCTATGCGGGGGTCGTGGTGTTGCGCACATTTCTACCGGCAATTCCCTTCTTTCCCCTCTCTGTCGGTCTTGCGGTGATCGCCGGGATCTACACTGCGGCAGGGGGGTTAAGGGCCGTGGTCTACACCGACATCGCGCAGGCCATTATCCTGCTTTTGGGGGCAACGGTTCTTACCTTTATCCTTTTCGGCGAGTTCGATTATCAGTGGTCGAACGTCATTCAATCCCTGCCCTCGGGCCATTTATCACTGGTCCGCCCCCTCGACGATCCCGCTTTGCCCTGGCTCGGTCTGGTCATCGGTGTGCCGGTGCTTGGCTGGTTTTATTGGTCAATGAACCAATATGTCATTCAACGGGTCTTGGCGGCCCGGAACATCGAAACGGCGCAACGGGCGGCAATCTTTGCGGGTCTCCTGAAACTTGCCCCTCTGTTCATTATGGCGCTTCCGGGGGCCATGGCCCTTAGTCTTCTTCCTGGGCTTGAAAATAGCGATCAGGTTTTCTCGGCCCTGGTGGCGGAATTTCTGCCGGTGGGTCTTGCCGGTCTCGTCATCGCAGGGTTGATCGCGGCGATAATGTCCACCGTGGACTCAACGCTTAACGCGGCGACGACTCTTGTTCTGCACGATTTTCTTGAGGTGGACCGTCGCTCCTGGTCGTCCGAGCGGATCCTTGCCGTCGGTCGTTGGACCACCGGGGGGCTGATGGTCATTGCCACCTTGTGGCCCTTGGTGATCCGCGAATTTCCCGGGGTCTTTTCCTATATTCAGCAGGTCTTCAGCTATGCCGTGCCGCCGGTCGTCGCTGTTTCTCTCCTGGGCCTGTTCTGGCGTCGTGCCCGAGGGAGAGCGATGTTGGCGACGCTGATTATGGGGCATGCGATCGGGGCGGGGGTGTTTATTTACAGGGCCAGTTACGCCGCTATGGAAATCCCCGACGGATTGCCTCATTTTACGATCGTTGCCGGTATTGCCACGGCGGTATGGATGGCCGTTGGATTGGTGCTATCAGAGGTGATGCCCACGCAGGCTGGGGAATCGCTGGAGGGCGTGGTCCGCAGGACGGATCTGACAGTTACCGCCCGGCTTTGGTTTGCCGATGTAAGGATACTGGGCGCCGTCGTCGCAATTCTTACCCTCCTCGTTATTGTCGTATTCCGATAA
- a CDS encoding YfiR family protein, with protein sequence MLAILAMVATVLAMTSPAAASQDAAAEEALKAAFIYNFAKFTQWPDLDQDDPVHFCIQTDTIDTRIFAGWEQKSLKGHPIKVSFVSGDTNTLPKDCSLLFIRYTEAETLLSLLKKANDANILTVSDRVNFASNGGHIELFQEDKKLRFRVNLSALNNARLSLGSGMLRLAELVKSKR encoded by the coding sequence GTGCTCGCCATTCTCGCGATGGTCGCGACAGTGCTCGCGATGACCTCTCCTGCCGCCGCCTCTCAGGACGCCGCGGCGGAAGAAGCACTAAAGGCGGCGTTCATCTATAACTTCGCCAAGTTCACCCAATGGCCTGATCTCGATCAGGACGACCCGGTTCATTTCTGTATTCAGACAGACACGATCGACACCAGGATTTTTGCCGGGTGGGAACAAAAATCCCTCAAAGGTCACCCCATCAAGGTATCCTTCGTCAGCGGAGATACCAACACCTTACCGAAAGATTGCTCTCTTCTTTTCATTCGCTACACTGAGGCAGAAACACTCCTCTCCCTGCTGAAAAAAGCGAATGACGCCAACATCCTGACCGTCTCCGACCGCGTCAACTTTGCGTCAAATGGCGGTCATATCGAACTGTTTCAAGAAGACAAAAAACTGAGGTTCCGCGTCAATTTAAGCGCCCTCAATAACGCTCGGCTCTCACTTGGATCCGGCATGTTGCGTTTGGCCGAACTTGTGAAGAGCAAGCGATGA
- a CDS encoding response regulator: protein MSRSFGDILTEAGYTVRLGEELPAFQAGLVAGDEFETTTYALGGGRAMVALSKTTSHLPRGATSHHVATISHELRTPLNGILGMAGLLLDGNLSASQDCYVKAIRQSGEDLLTLINDLLDFSRLEAGRIELEEEPTNLRIIVEAVTELLAPRCAQKDLDIASFVDPAVPQTVFADEGRIKQVIFNILGNAVKFTDRGGIAVFMTADPDDQAGTTNISVRIEDTGVGIDPERQSSIFEQFDRGARAAGDRSEGTGLGLAIARNLARAMGGDIVVESVPGEGSAFTFNFVSKVDQPAEDLKHRIEPEFPVAVCIRSKIQRRAMELQLSGLGINRYLVSDSVPMVKAWLARTPNACLLMDMVLATTYGAELTGVAQRSVVLLTDAARGRYDSFRRMGFDAYLLKPVRTKSLIAQVTGKDLSEDEYVASDTQQDRMRILLAEDNPINALLARTVLSRLSPDVDVAKNGQDALSKLEMKRYSLLVTDIRMPVVDGLALMRHVRAEEGPHQDMPIVALSANASPGEITACMEAGASDFVSKPFEPDDLLRRIRQVLDAHGMAADIGVEAVG, encoded by the coding sequence ATGTCTCGGTCCTTTGGAGATATTTTGACCGAGGCGGGATACACCGTCAGACTCGGGGAGGAACTTCCGGCTTTTCAAGCGGGCCTGGTGGCCGGGGATGAGTTCGAAACGACGACCTACGCCCTTGGAGGGGGCCGTGCCATGGTCGCTCTCTCTAAGACCACATCACACCTTCCTAGAGGGGCAACGTCCCACCATGTCGCAACCATCAGTCATGAGTTGCGGACGCCGCTGAACGGTATATTGGGGATGGCGGGCCTCCTTCTCGACGGCAATCTTTCGGCGAGCCAGGACTGCTACGTCAAAGCGATTCGTCAGAGTGGAGAAGACCTCCTGACGCTGATCAATGATCTCCTCGATTTCTCACGCTTGGAAGCGGGGAGGATCGAGCTTGAGGAAGAGCCGACCAATCTGCGGATTATCGTCGAAGCCGTGACCGAACTCTTGGCGCCGCGCTGTGCCCAAAAGGATCTCGATATCGCGAGTTTCGTCGATCCGGCGGTACCCCAGACGGTTTTCGCCGATGAGGGGCGTATCAAACAGGTCATTTTCAATATCCTTGGCAACGCCGTGAAATTTACCGATCGAGGCGGCATTGCGGTCTTTATGACCGCCGATCCAGACGATCAGGCCGGAACGACGAATATTTCTGTACGGATCGAAGATACCGGCGTGGGGATCGATCCCGAGCGCCAGTCGTCGATCTTCGAGCAATTTGATCGTGGCGCGCGCGCAGCTGGTGACCGGTCCGAAGGGACAGGGCTTGGCTTGGCTATTGCGCGCAATCTGGCGAGGGCCATGGGGGGCGACATCGTTGTTGAGAGCGTGCCGGGGGAGGGCAGTGCTTTTACGTTCAACTTCGTTTCAAAAGTCGATCAGCCAGCCGAAGACCTGAAACACCGTATCGAACCTGAGTTTCCCGTAGCTGTCTGTATACGATCTAAGATCCAGCGACGTGCAATGGAGCTTCAATTGTCCGGCCTTGGTATCAATCGATACTTGGTCTCCGATAGCGTTCCAATGGTCAAGGCATGGCTGGCCAGGACCCCTAATGCGTGTCTATTGATGGATATGGTCCTGGCGACAACCTATGGCGCTGAATTGACAGGGGTGGCTCAGCGCTCTGTGGTGCTGCTGACGGATGCGGCCCGTGGGCGGTACGATTCATTCCGGCGGATGGGATTCGACGCCTATCTGTTAAAGCCTGTCCGGACAAAAAGCTTGATCGCACAAGTTACGGGCAAAGATCTTTCGGAAGACGAATACGTTGCCTCCGATACACAGCAAGACAGGATGCGCATTCTCCTGGCGGAGGATAATCCAATCAATGCCCTCCTTGCACGAACTGTATTGTCGAGATTATCCCCTGACGTCGATGTTGCCAAAAACGGTCAAGACGCGTTGTCAAAGCTTGAAATGAAGCGATATTCTCTTCTGGTCACGGATATTCGGATGCCTGTCGTCGACGGGCTTGCGCTGATGAGACATGTCCGAGCCGAAGAGGGTCCGCATCAGGACATGCCTATCGTTGCCCTGTCCGCAAATGCCTCTCCCGGAGAGATCACGGCCTGCATGGAGGCCGGGGCCAGTGACTTTGTCTCAAAGCCCTTTGAGCCCGACGATCTCTTGCGCCGAATACGGCAAGTTCTGGATGCCCACGGCATGGCAGCCGATATTGGCGTTGAGGCCGTCGGTTGA